One Solanum pennellii chromosome 10, SPENNV200 genomic region harbors:
- the LOC107001148 gene encoding uncharacterized protein LOC107001148 has protein sequence MGLGDTIKEENKASNQNCARAMIFLRHHLDEILKIEYLTVKDPLVLWKNLKERFDHLNMVIHPKARYDWMHLRLQDFKSIHEYNSVMFRITSQLKLCGETVSEIDMMEKTFSTFHASSVLLQQQYREKVNEAYAHHARCGKGRGPNRGRGRGRGRGRDYGQERNSIPGINHSSNKKEKRKDEKREATREDCFRCGGRNHYARDCHFFAHPEGKIDHLIGDGSVNMEE, from the exons ATGGGTCTTGGAGAcaccataaaagaagaaaataaggcatcaaatcaaaattgtgCACGAGCAATGATATTCTTGCGTCATCATCTTGACGAGATTCTGAAAATCGAATATCTGACAGTTAAGGATCCACTTGTTTTGTGGAAAAACCTAAAAGAAAGATTTGACCACTTGAACATGGTCATACATCCAAAGGCACGATATGATTGGATGCATCTAAGGCTACAAGACTTTAAGTCTATACATGAGTATAATTCTGTCATGTTCAGAATCACTTCtcaattgaaattatgtggagaaacgGTTAGTGAgattgatatgatggaaaagacATTCTCCACTTTCCATGCCTCGAGTGTGCTCTTGCAGCAACAATATCGAGAGAAAG TGAATGAGGCGTACGCCCACCATGCTAGGTGTGGAAAAGGTCGCGGTCCTAATCGTGGACGTGGACGTGGACGTGGTCGTGGTCGTGATTATGGTCAAGAACGTAATTCTATTCCTGGCAttaatcattcatcaaataaaaaggaaaaaagaaaggatgagAAACGTGAAGCAACTAGGGAAGATTGTTTTCGATGTGGTGGAAGAAATCATTATGCACGTGATTGTC ATTTCTTCGCACATCCCGAAGGAAAAATAGATCACTTAATTGGTGATGGTTCTGTGAACATGGaagagtga